In the Microplitis mediator isolate UGA2020A chromosome 5, iyMicMedi2.1, whole genome shotgun sequence genome, GTTGATAATACACCAGTTATTTCGCGATTGTACCGAGTACATTTAGTGGGAGCTTCAATCCATCTGGAACCGGTTGCAATCAGCCAAGATAGTTTGGATCCAGactttgttttcatttttgataCCAACCGTAAAATTTATCTATGGTAtggtaaaaattcaaaaaatacacTGAAGTCAAAGTCTAGATTGATGgccgaaaaaataaataaaaatgaaaaacgaTTTCAAGCTGAAATTGTCACCGAAATCATGGGGATGGAATCCAATGATTTTTGTTTATCTTTAGGAGTAGATAAATCTTCTTTATCAGTTAAGAATCATAATAACtccgatttaaaattatcagtaCCTCACTTATATCAAGTGCGACTTGGCATGGGCTACTTAGAGCTTCCACAAGTTGAAGTTTCACGAAACAAATTAATTCCCTCgcttttaaatagtaaaaacgtttatatattagactgttaTTCTGATGTTTTTGTTTGGTTTGGTAAGAAATCAACCCGACTTGTCAAAGCTGCAGCAGTAAAACTCTCACAAGAATTGTTTAATATGATCGATCGACCTGAGTTTGCTCTGGTGATGAGACTACAAGAAGGCAGTGAATGTCAGgttttcaaatcaaaattcaTTGGCTGGGATGAAGTTATCGCTGTCGATTTCACGCGGACAGCAGAATCAGTTGCTAAAACAGGAGCAGATTTATCAACTTGGGCCAAGCAGCAAGACACTAAAGCTGATCTTACTGCTCTATTCATGCCGCGCCAACCCCAAATGTCTCCACTTGAAGCTCAACAATTGATGAATGAATGGAGCGATGATTTAGAAGTTATGGAAGCCTTCGTTTTAGAAAAAAGGAAATTTGTTCGGCTACCAGAGGAAGAGTTGGGACACTTTTTTACCGAAGACTGCTACGTTTTTCTATGTCGTTACTGGATGCCACTCGAACTTACGGAAAATGAAGATGGTCAAGAGCACCTCGAAGATGATTTTCAatgtattgtttatttttggcAAGGAAGAGATGCCGGAAATATGGGATGGTTAACATTTACGTTCagtatgcaaaaaaaattcaaaacattaTTTGGGGAAAAATTGGAAGTCGTCAGAACTCATCAACaacaagaaaatttgaaattcatggctcattttaaaagaaaattcgtGATTCATCAAGGAAAGAGAAATCAATTGAAAACGCCAAATACCAATCAAGTTGAATTGTTTCATTTGAGAAGTAACGGAAGTGCTTTATGCACTAGACTCATTCAAATTCAACCTGATGCAAGCTTATTAAATTCAGCATTTTGCTATATTCTAAATGTTCCATTCACAAATGATGATACAACTGGAATAGTTTACGTATGGATCGGATCAAAAGCAGATCCTGAAGAAGCTCACCTGATTGAAGAAATAGCTCAAGAAATGTTCAAAAACCCTTGGATTAGTCTTCAAGTATTGAATGAAGGTGAAGAACCAGAAAACTTTTTCTGGGTCGCTATAggaggtaaaaaaaagtacgaCACTGACGATGACTACATGAATTATACCCGACTATTTAGATGTTCTAATGAGAAAGGATATTTCATGATCAGCGAGAAATGTTCTGATTTTTGTCAAGATGACTTAGCTGATGATGATATAATGATACTTGATAATGGCGAACAAGTTTTTCTATGGCTTGGCGCATGTTGCTCTGAAGTGGAAATAAAGCTGGCTTATAAATCTGCTCAGGTGTACATTCAACATTTACGTGCGACACAGCCAGAAAGACCGAGAAAGTTGTTCCTCACTGCGAAGGGCAAAGAATCTCGTCGCTTCACAAAGTGCTTTCATGGGTGGAGTTCTTACAGAAAGTCACCATAGTAgtgaga is a window encoding:
- the LOC130667316 gene encoding protein flightless-1 — protein: MANTGVLPFVRGVDFSDNDFSQKFPPSVRLMTGIQWLKLNKTNLSQIPEELGKLQKLEHLSLVKNNLERLYGELTELGCLRSLNIRRNTLKTSGVPCELFDLEELTTLDLGHNNLKEIPEGLERARSLLNLNLSHNQIETIPNALFINLTDLLFLDLSYNRLETLPPQTRRLSNLQTLNLSHNPLGHFQLRQLPSLMNLTTLQMRNTQRTSNNIPSSLESLTNLQELDLSQNSLPRVPDALYLLPNLKRLNLSDNKITEISSAIEMWQKLEILNLCRNKLSALPASLCKISTLRCLYVNDNQIEFEGIPPGIGKLSSLQTFSAAKNHLEMIPEGLCRCRSLKKLILSSNRLITVPDAIHLLNDLEQLDLRDNPNLVMPPKPTEIGKGSGVEFYNIDFSLQHQLRLAGANIPPPMQNSGSKDPTARKLRLRKRRDQEEADQDQAKILKGMKDVASTKDTDNDLIDCKTESLKPKRWDETLEKPPLDYSEIFDDDAGQVPGLSVWEIENFLPNQIEEVAHGKFYEGDCYIILKTTLDESGSLMWSIFFWIGEKATLDKRACAAIHAVNLRNFLGAQCRTIREEQGDESDDFLMLFNSDITYIEGGRTSSGFYTVDNTPVISRLYRVHLVGASIHLEPVAISQDSLDPDFVFIFDTNRKIYLWYGKNSKNTLKSKSRLMAEKINKNEKRFQAEIVTEIMGMESNDFCLSLGVDKSSLSVKNHNNSDLKLSVPHLYQVRLGMGYLELPQVEVSRNKLIPSLLNSKNVYILDCYSDVFVWFGKKSTRLVKAAAVKLSQELFNMIDRPEFALVMRLQEGSECQVFKSKFIGWDEVIAVDFTRTAESVAKTGADLSTWAKQQDTKADLTALFMPRQPQMSPLEAQQLMNEWSDDLEVMEAFVLEKRKFVRLPEEELGHFFTEDCYVFLCRYWMPLELTENEDGQEHLEDDFQCIVYFWQGRDAGNMGWLTFTFSMQKKFKTLFGEKLEVVRTHQQQENLKFMAHFKRKFVIHQGKRNQLKTPNTNQVELFHLRSNGSALCTRLIQIQPDASLLNSAFCYILNVPFTNDDTTGIVYVWIGSKADPEEAHLIEEIAQEMFKNPWISLQVLNEGEEPENFFWVAIGGKKKYDTDDDYMNYTRLFRCSNEKGYFMISEKCSDFCQDDLADDDIMILDNGEQVFLWLGACCSEVEIKLAYKSAQVYIQHLRATQPERPRKLFLTAKGKESRRFTKCFHGWSSYRKSP